The Anastrepha ludens isolate Willacy chromosome 2, idAnaLude1.1, whole genome shotgun sequence DNA window CTGAATGCACGCCTATACGTATACGTAACATTGTACTCATATCAAATAACCATAACCACCAGCTGAGACTAAATCGTTTCCCATGCATCTGATGATAAATTTCCCaccgtttcttttttttgtcattttactGAGAAACTTAAGTTATATCAAATAATAGGATACTAAGATACTGAAATTAGAGTTAAATAATAGAATATTTGTAAAGAATAGAAGTACAATTATGGACTTAAGCTAACtaacggtggccgccgtagtcgaatggcttTTTACATAACTTACCATTTAGTAGGGTGAGGATTCGAAACCCCCTGTAATTATGAGACAGGAAATCATAGAAAGTTTGTTTTCTCATAAGgattgcccctcggcaggcaatcgcaaacctccgagtgcatttctgccatgaaaaagctcctcattaaaaatcatctgccgtttggagtcggcgtAAAGCTTTGTGGCAGAGGTGTTAAGTAATGCACCTTTCTATTTAGTGAATTGGGAGCCAAATTGCTAtaatagttttttgttattccatacTCAGACTAAAACCAGTTAGCCTTTATTCATTTTGTTAGTCATGCAAACATTTTATTGCACTCAAAATTGGCAATCTTTTGTAGTTCGTCTTTTGAAGCGGTTCGCTGTTGAAATCTTCCATTGAAGCAGATAGGAGCACAATACTTGATTAAATGAACaaataagtaattttaatttaagtaagcAAATAGTATTCGCCTATAAGGtactagcgagcgtattgtgtgaaaggctgaagcccaccgtcaaccaactgattggaccttatcagtgtggctttagacctggaaagtctaccatcgaccaaatattcacaatacgccaaatcttggaaaaggccCATGaagggagaatcgacacacaccatcttttcgtcgacttcaaagctgcattcgacagtacgaaaaggagttgcctatatgccgcgatgtctgaatttggtatccccgcacaactaatacggctatgcaagatgactttGCTTAATACCAACAGCGCaacagaattggaaaggacctcccCATCTGTTTGATACCaaatgaggtttcagacagagtgACTCTCTgctgtgtgacttctttaatctgataTGGGAGAGGAGCGTACGAGCTgcaaaacttaatcgctcaggcgcaatttttttttaagagcgtacaattattGGCGTATTTCGATGATATTGACAACATCGGCCttcacaaccgcgctgttagttctgccttctccaaaccggataaagaggcaaagtaaatgggtctggtggtgaacgtagtagtaaagtcctctctcgacgaacaaaactaacactctacaagactctcatcatgcccgtcctaacgtatggcgcagaagcgtggacgatgacaacatccgatgaagcgacgcttggagtgtttgagagaaagattctgcgtaagatttttgcacctttgcacgttggcaacggcgaatatcgcaggcgatggaacgatgagctgtatgagctttacggcgacatggCAGCGCctacattggctgggtcatgtcttcCGAattgatacaaacgctccggttctgaaagaattcgatgcggtaccagctggtggtagcagaggaagaggaaggcctcctctgcgttggaaagatcaggtggagaaggacttcgcttcacttggtgtgtccaattgcgGTTATCGCACGAGCCAATACTTTttacaaattacaaaatgctCGGATAGATATTGAAAGATCGTTTTTTGCCTCCACCGTGCAGGATTTCGCAAAACGATACAGGACTTGGAATATCTGAAGAAAACGGTAAATTCCAATCTCTTTTTGcttctgaaatatttaagaTAAACCTTATACATGAATAAATTCCCACAACACGACGAAATTCCATATGATATTGCTTGCCCGTTAGTGAAACAGAATTTGGAACGCAAAATCTGCATAAAATGTGGTTTATATCTTGCCTGTTTGAATAAATtgggaaaacacaaaaaatcctGTGGACAACAAACTGCATTCCCGAAAATCCGACCTGTGAGGGTAGCAGCAAAACGTCAAAGAGAGTTGCTGGCAGCTATAATTGAGAACGAATATGAAGAAACATGGGAATGGatcgatgaaaatttagttgaaCCAAACGTCGAAATTTCAAAACAGAAAGAAGTTGATCAAGCTCCTTTGATAACAATGGATAAGCATTTCAGCACCCCGTGGATTCAAATTTAATTCCTGAGCTGTTTTTTGGTTATACTTAGATATTTTGTGTAGATCGTTCTGTACAACaatgttaattatagaattttttctcgCTATACCCTTTTGCATCTTCCCTCATGTCTTTTTTTCACCTATGTATATCGGCATTCGCGTCAAATTGAGTTACATTTCACCTACCATTAACCTATTTAGAAAAACCATTGAGGCAAAAACCAAGTAGTAATACAGGCCGCTTATAAGCTCGAAACACCacttatgacaaaaaaaatctgttacCGGTGGGAGTTGAACTCGCGACCTCCAGTCCGCAGAcgaacagcataaacattcgccTACAGAGCCGGttgaatataaattataatgTAAAATCAAGTTAAAAAGCAAGTACAGGTATTCATGTCGCGCTGCAGGTTGAAAAACGCCCGTTTTCAATTTTATCCCGAATCGTTTTTACCTTCAATGCAAAAATGATTGGGTGTACCCGAATTGGGACCGTGCGTCTGCATCTTGCATACAATTTGCTACACCTCGGCTTCGCCTTAGCTCTGCAAAGCTTCATACGAGCTGCACACGTACGCCCAACCCCACTCAAGGGAAAGGATAACTAATTTCAAGAAATAAGTGGGGAAGGTCTATAAATTATGACGTGTCTTTCAGGGGGGTGTAAAGATTTGTCACAGAGAGTCACAAGGAGGGAGAGGTGAAATTCGGGACCCGAGGTTTATGAACGGCCCctatgtattattattacaatattatttttttttttttgaaggttATAAACTTTATAATCGATGATTGTACAAAGTTTTTCCATTTACTTTCAACCaaaattttcctttgagttCCATAACAATTGGCGTAATTTTAACCGGTGGTGCTTAAATCGTGAAAAGTTGTATACCTAATACATTTGGTTTAGTATTGCTTATACAAATTTTCGAGCCTCTTATATGCTCAATAAACTCATGCCTAAAACTCGCGTCTGATAAGCTTTTTACGTCCGACAGTAAGCTGAGCAGACACATTTTCCGGGAATCgcactctgttttgtttttgtttttagaagttGATGAAACCTAAGATGGCCCCTTCGACCTCGTCATTTCCGGCAGAGTATTTCGTATGTTTCCTTCTTTTCCCCCGCACCTGCCGAAGTGCGTCGTAACTTCTACCGAATGATGGATACCCCAATGCGAAAATGTAATGTTACCAATTTGCTCAGCGGATTAGACTGGTTTAACGTACGGCAACACAAATTGAATTACTTCGTGTAAATAGtaccttttttagtttttgaaaatgaGTTGGGATGGCTTAAGGCTACGAACGAAGCATTTCGTATGTTCCTTCACTTCCCCTTACACTCTATCACTGCAAAGAAAtacgaaaattaaataattgaaataagatATTTATAGTAAAATAAATCAGCCCTATCATAGAATTCGTCGTAGAACACCTTTGAAAACGAACGTCTACTACGAATACGAAACAATTGTGATCGTGGGCTCCATGTGAACACGAAAATAGTGCTGCCAAACGcaaatgtcaaattttgatatttcgacaGCTCACTTCTACGTAAACAAGACAATTTAGCCTATAATCTTAAGTTTTTTGTCAAGTTAgctgaattttcaaaataaaatgtattctttaACATGTGCGGTTGTGTTAACGGAGCAGGAAAGTCATAGAAGCAAAAGGAGTCTCAGaattgagcaaaaaatattgaGAGATGCCTTTgtgttaaagaaaaagtttatttaaatacgGTTTAAAACAGGTTTATCCAAAATTACCGGCTAAATAAAGCTGCACTTACACAcgttttgagttttattgaagACAGCGCAAGCTCAGCAAGGTCCAGTTCTCCGACTATCCTCTGTTTTATGGTTTCTTGCGGAGGGAGGCTATCAGCACGGAGTTGGTCAAGATTTCGACGTGCCAATGGGGCAGTCGACATTTGGCTATGTGCTAAAAGACGTATTGGCGTAACTACAAACACGATTGTGTCCTCAGTGGATAAATCTCGATATGAGTGCCAATGAAAAACGGCAAAGCAAGATGgaattctattaaaaatataaatttcctgGCATCGTTTTGTCTGTGGATGGGACGCACATAAAATGCCACACTAAACAAAAATTACTCCACTACAACCGGAAGGGCTACTACAGTATCAATGCCATGATTGATTAATCCTTTATTAGCTCCAACGAAGTGGCACACTGCTGCCGTGTTGTTACAACGTTTCCGGCTTTAGGTTTATATTTCCAAAGAGCTGAAACAACCGTTGAAATAATCGCAGAAAAAACGACTAAAGCTATTTGGAACTCGCTAAAGCTAACATTTATGACAATTCCTACTAAGGAAAAATGGCTAGGatatttcaaaacgatttttcGACCTATGCCATTTGCCGAACTGCTTAGAGGCTATCGCCGGAAAGCACATTCGAATTCAAAAACACCCTAGTTCCAGATCAGCCAACTTTAATTATAAAAACGATCAGTCGTTAATACTATTCGGTTGTTGCGATGCAGATGGTTTATTTACGACTATAGAGTGCACTTCTGCTGGTGAAAATAGCGATGGAGGCGTTTTCCGGATTTCAACCTTTGGCCATTGGTTGGATAGCAACAATAATTTAccattcccacgacagtcggttctacgtaaccggaacgacctagatttatattcggccaatgactgtcactttagcagcattccccgtataccTATGTATGGATAATGTTTATGCCGCTACTACAAAAACAACCATCTTTAAGCAAACTTCCGTATGACGAAAGTGGCAATGAATTTCCCTATTATTCGGTGGCCGATAGCGCATTCCccttgagaaaaaatataatgcGACATTTCCCCCCTATAGAAATGTCAGTAATAAAAGGCACATATTCAATTATAGATCAAGTCGtggcaaaaaatatatagagcGCGCTTTCCAAATGATAATTCAGCAGTTCCAGGCTTTCTTAGCACCTATAAGATGCCGAAAATATGAAACTATCATTTCAATCGTTCAGAGCGCTTgtgttttacataattttatttgaataacaGACGACGTACCGTACAGAACTTCACTACAAGAATCAACACGTATGCAGCAAAGACAAATAGTTCTGCAAGAAATGCACGATTTTAACATCAACGAAAATTCTTCATCTCATGATTTGCGCAACTATTTAGCTAATTACTTTATTCTGTCAAATGCAGCTTTGCTGTGGCAATGGAATTATtgctaataaatatataatacaacTAAAGCACATAAactcaaaaaatctttttcacttAGATGTGAAAGTGTGAAGGAACAAAGTAGTGGGAGTGGCCACCTCTTTTTACTATCTATACAGGCCTGAGCACGACAACTAAAGAAAAATCACACCGTGCTGTGGATAAAAACTGTCTACTCTGcatgtaattttgttgtttgacGTTGTTTTATTATTCACCTTAATGCTATGCAAAAATTATTCCTACTTTCACAgacataaagtaaaatattccGAAAATGTTAACCACCTAGGCAGTTTATATTTAAGagtatatatacctacatacaattATTATTAGCTATTAATTAAGGTGCCTCTCAATCCTTTTTCCTTTGATATAAATTTTCTTGTTCAGCAATGCACATAAGCGCCAATTTTATATCCGAACGTTTTTTCACGCTCTCCTCTCGTAGCACATTACATTCTTTAGTTAGTACTCTTActttaaaatctaaaaatttcatTGCCTCCTCAGCAGAGAATTGCAGGAAGTAACCTTTGCCCACATCTATCAGTATCGTGTCTGTATTATCCACTTTAGCTTCCATGAAAATATTGCCTCCAATATCTATaacataatataattaaaaattataggaTGCGAAATGTTTGCTACATCCAGCACTTACTCATTTGGGTATTAAAAGAACCTGGCGAATTCTCATTTAGTGTCTGCAGTGTATTTTCGAGTTGGACATACTCCATTATCTCCCCATTATATTTATCTATGTGGCGCTCTAGTTCCTCCAAATCCTTTTTGAGGAAATCATTAacaaatatttccaaattttttgtatttaaaagagCCATTTCCTatcctttattttataaatcctACAGCGCGCGACAACTTTCCGcgtacaaatatacaaatagcACATCGATCATCCTTGAATTGTTGTAGCTTCCACAGCTGAGAACAGCTGACTGCAAACACAGAGTGTCGCATTTGAAAAAGCTAAGTATGGAATTTAAAACACAGGGCGTCtcattcaatatttaattgcaacataaaagtaaattaaaaattaagaaggGGTTTatacaaatatcaaattttaataaattgaatccaatatgtgtatgtaggaAACTTGTTAATGTCGCCAACTGCAgttgcataaaatatattatgtgCATTTTTACCATGATTGTAGGCATCTATTGTACACATGTacgcatacatttgtacatgtaCACCAATACACAAAATAACAAGAATGGTCGACGATATAATATAGTGGcgcttttttctattatttcaaaCTGAAGCttgcaattaaaattacaaGCTATAGGCCGCTTTCaccttgcttttatttattgttttgtatcTTTACTCCCCGTAAAATGTAGAAACCCTCCGTTTGTTTCAAGTTGTAAGAACAAGGTTTGCTAAATTTAATAGACCATTTAAGCTGCATGCTAAAAGGGCATTTAGTTCTTAATGCAACTCTAAATGCACATGTCTTCATACAATGTTCTGTTCCTAGTTGTAACCAGAGAACGTAACGAAAGGCAATTGTGAGTGCACGTGCGCGGTGaagtaaacattttgaaattattaataactaattaataaaacaaaaaatgcctaAAGCTTCAAAATGTCGTATTCGGGAGTGTAATAGTGAACAAAACGTTCGTTGTTTCGCATTTCCCAAAAATCGGGAATTATCAAATTTGTGGAAGGAGAATTTGCGGATCTCACCCTCAATGCAAATACCAATGCATAATTCATTTGTATGCATTCAACATTTTGAGGAGGATGCCGTGGGACCAAAGTATCTTAAGAATGGAGCGGCTCCAACTCTAAACTTGGGTAAGTAAATTAATTGATTATTATGTCtccatataagtatgtatgtacagtgaagaaaaaataaacggagttaccgtcaatattattatttcttataaatctgtgaataatttttaaatattagtgtcccagtttctttttggttcactgtacatacataagctGATAATCGTATGCTTGGATGTCGTTTTTAATACTTCGTGCCTATTGGAAAGCTTAATATACACATCCATGCATGCAGAGaagggatttatttatttagaatgcgcactttctcattattttatttacatacagtcgaacttcgataactcgaactatgaCATGCCACAAAAAAAACTCGAGCTATCAAGATTTCGagttatcaaatataatatacatatgtacatacatacataaaaatccataaacaaaataaaacctgatgggaaaataaaacaatccataaaactcaagggttagcaaacaattttattgataaaacagtacatgcttcaaattatgtatagttgctatataatattgtatgtgtatattttaaaattatatatacataattaagaaCATTGTATGAATCGATGTATAGCTTTCATTCGtttaaagtatattaaaaaagtcAGTTATTTGGGATTGACGAGAGAATTTTTTATTACGATCttcaaaaaaagcttcaatattatttaaaccatTGTACAGAGAATCGGTTGTATGTTCATTAGTTTTTCCATGCATTAGTTATTTCATCAACACAGTccattaatgtaatgttaagatttttgtttacttcaaagcattttatagtatttttttaaattctgcgacgataatgacattttaaattttgtatggcaCCTTGATCGAGTGGTTGCAATTTTGATGTCATGTTCCAGggaaaaaatgcaagtttcatAAACTTTAATCTCTGTTGGATGTCTTTAGGATGGGCTGGGCAGTTGTCAATAAAAAGTAGAATATTTCTTCCGGTTTTTCCAAATTGTTTGTCTAAGTTAAGATGCCATTCTTCAAGAAAGGCTCCCATCATCCACGTCTTTGAATTTGCTTTATAGTCGAGAGGTAACCATTTAACACCTCTAAAACAGCGGGGTTGATTACTTTTACCTATCAagagtaatttcaattttactGATCCATCCATGTTTGCGGTAATCATCAACGTAACTCTCTGTTTACTGTGCTTTCCTCCATGgcatttctgttttttaaaagttaaggtGTTATCTGGAAGACATTTAAAGAATAAGCCCGTCTCGTCTGCATTGAATACGTCCCGTGCTTGATAACCTTCTAATAAGTGAGGTAAAACATTACTATGCCATTTCATACAGTCTTCTTCGCTTACATCATTACTCACACCACACGCCTTTTTATGACATATACCagatcttagaaaaaaaaactaactttaGGTGCCAgcttgcacatttattttatgaatgtacatacctTCGTTTCCAATTATCGAGCCAACCAGTGCTTGCCTTGAATTCGGTTgttctaatttttgactaaattccaatgctttttctttaAGTAATCCTCCGGATATAGGCAAATTCCGTGTTCTTGCCGATTTAAACCATTCTAAAACTGCTTTGTCCACATTTACGTACGTTGGCTTTTTTAGCCTCTTTGAACTCCCACTTGCACCaccactttcgattgcattaataaccgtttgtttattttttaaaatagttgacaCTGTATTTGCCGGAATAGCATACTTTACAGCTACATCTTTTTTTCGCGCACCCATTTCTACTTTATTacctttattagtttaaatttttcatcaatagaTAAAGTTCTTAAACAACGTTTTGATAACATGTCAACAGAGTTTATTTTCGCGTAAGAACTACTAATAAAATACCTGTGGACTTAAACAGTGCAGCGACCCAACTGCTGATATCTGTTTGCTATAAAATAAGCAGCACGTAATAAGGGGATTTCCCCGGAAATTCGACTTATCAAAGCTGGGGCCAAATATTCTGTTCGAGTTATCAAGATATTCGACTAATAGAAGTTCGAGTTATCAAGTAAAAATTACACACAATTCTCACTCTAAACGCCATTGCCAAGCAATTTGATTCGAGATATCGAAGTTCGACTTATTGAGGTTCGACTgtatttagaaaaacttttgaatttaaaggaTCGGGTTTAGTATAATGCCGTATGGGCAATTTTAGGCCAAGTAcatataatgatttatttaatgaaacttggttgagatgttagggagtggctcatgaacaacttttataactttcaatatttacacacattataatacacttataaattggtacaatatacaataatacatatattttgttctaaatttcacttcaattcataaaatatgtggTCACAAACGTATTTATACtggtttttatacttgtattcaaaacaaaaatatcctttcgctaaattacacaattttaacaataaattacttgaaaactataaatctccggagggtgcggtttctagttttatatatgt harbors:
- the LOC128857003 gene encoding protein UXT, producing MALLNTKNLEIFVNDFLKKDLEELERHIDKYNGEIMEYVQLENTLQTLNENSPGSFNTQMNIGGNIFMEAKVDNTDTILIDVGKGYFLQFSAEEAMKFLDFKVRVLTKECNVLREESVKKRSDIKLALMCIAEQENLYQRKKD
- the LOC128857010 gene encoding uncharacterized protein LOC128857010, coding for MPKASKCRIRECNSEQNVRCFAFPKNRELSNLWKENLRISPSMQIPMHNSFVCIQHFEEDAVGPKYLKNGAAPTLNLGYDDVPPNKWTEKRSCCIEGCAPKDKAILFAFPRDEETRKNWALACNVPESCTDRGFICQRHFEPTLVTKYYINF